The Humulus lupulus chromosome 7, drHumLupu1.1, whole genome shotgun sequence region ACAAAGCCAACTAAGACctattaagagagagagagagttattcaTTCTTGAGAGTTAGCACACCATATTTATCATAGTTCAATGGAAGAAGAGTCAATTGACACCTTATTGGTGATTGTTGAGAATGTAATAAAGTTGGTGCCTGAGAAATAATTTTGTTCATGTAGGGAACAATTTCTGATTAATAGGGAAAATATGTCAAATTTATAAATCACTTCTTGTCTTGGTCTGTTTAATCATTTATGACTTATCAAAATGGttgtttcaaaattttatttggaaaagattATGAGCTCAAATATATAGATCACTTGCTTTTAATTTGAGAGAAATGGATCTATTGGTGAGATGAAAAGAagtcatttttttttcctttttccacTCAACTTAATTAAAAACCCCAAATTTTATAGTACAATGTACCAAAACACCAAATATATTACACAGCTTGAACTAAATCCATATGTCTATTTGCAGATAATTGTAAATATATTACAAGTAGAAGTCTTTTGCTTTGATATCTCAGAAGTCATTCACTGTAATGGCAATTTATATTCAAATGTGCTATCACAATGCTAACAAGGGAAAATCAGCCTTTGACAATTTGAGTTTGGGAGGCCCTCCCCTGAGAGTGAGATTGTATGAGCCAAACCTTTATGGAAAAGCACAGTTCCTTCTTTGCCTGAAAAGATACAAAGAAGGCACCCTTTCCAGGTTCTGTCCCTGGGTTGTTGTGTTTTATGTAAaccaaaagaaaaatgaaaagatCATCTGTTTGAGTGGCATTTCATTTCAATGTTATGGTCTAAGTTGTTCAAGGAGTTCAGTCTTTCTTGGTGATATAAAGGGTGATAGACTTGTTTTAATATGGAAAGTAGAAGTTTTGGCTAAATTCCTTTCTCAGATCTAGTTAGGGATTAGAAAGTTTTTCTGTGATCTTTAGTTGATTTTTGTCTTTTCCTACCTATCTGTATTTGAAGTGTGTACTGCCTTACTGTGAGATTCATGTTTCCAATTCTAACTTGCAAACATGAACCTAACACTTTGTATGTCTTTCTTAAGATCAATACAAAGTTTtgattctttttttaaaaaaaataataataataaataaagaggGGACGTTTCAGCATTTTTTTTATGTGAATACTAATTTAGACCTGATTAActcaagaaaatatatatatatatattatggtaTTTAGCCCAATTTTCCTTTATATTCCATAAATATTAAAATGTAAATGTGTGGATCTCCCATTGGGTACAAAGAAACAATCCAAAACATTCAAACATTAGAAGCATGATAGTTGAGAAGAGTTTTATTCATTACAACAAGTGAGATACCTTATTCATATAAAGTAAAGAGTTGTATGAAATAACATAAGTTACAAAGCATAAAAAGTTATATTTAAAAACATCAACCATGAAAAGGAACCATACCAGTTGTATCCACTTCTACATTTCAGGATTTCTCAACAAGATCAGGATTTGCAGGTTCAGCTTCCTTCATCTGTGTCAGTATGCCAGCCTTCTGTTCAAGGAGAGCTTCTATTTTCTCATTAATCTTCTCTAACTTACTGTTTAGCTTGCCAGCATCCTTTGCTTTGCCCTTCCCATCAAGTTTTCTTTTCTTATCGCCGttctccttttctttcttttctttgccGTCCTTCTTACTTTTACTCGACTCGTCCTTAGATTGTTCCACATCTTCATTTATTTCAACATCCCGAGACTTAACATCACTTACAGGCTTCCCCTCCACTTCATCTTTCtgttttttcttctcttcctttccttcctttcctttcttttctttcttgttcttttcttctttctcatcttcctttcctttcttttctttcttcttcttctttccttcttTCCCAGCTTCCTTGTCCTTATCTTCTTTGTGTGTTTTCTCATTTTTATCACCATCTTTAGTCTCCGACGCTTTGGCACTTACTTCTATATCAACATCCCTAGAGGTAACTACAACATCTTGttcattttcttctttctttttcttcttctcctcatctTTCTTCTTTCCCGTCTTCCCTTCTTTTTGATCATGCTCATCATTTTTCTCCTCTTTCACTCCATcacttttcttcttttcttttttatctttACTCTTCTTATCCACTTTCTCTTTGCTTTCATCATGTGTTCCCTTTGCCTCATTCGTTACGTGCTTGCTGTCCTTTTTCTTACcgtctttt contains the following coding sequences:
- the LOC133789128 gene encoding uncharacterized protein LOC133789128, which produces MAERSEFIGEKAEKEEKVYVNIKTKDIDIESDEKSEIEAELKTKSVEKVKPKYKKEKEDKHENDDEEKPKKKEQDEKEKPKKKEKEEKGKEKVKKKKKDDKETTEDLKEKKDDKGKEKDEKEKKKDDTNAEDDEEEETKKKKKDKKGKKENDEKSVENKDEEENKQLKKKEEKDDEKEDKKKVKNKDTKKKDKDGEGKGKESTGEKEKKKKDKKEEEGHGEVVNEERKEDGEEKKKDGKKKDSKHVTNEAKGTHDESKEKVDKKSKDKKEKKKSDGVKEEKNDEHDQKEGKTGKKKDEEKKKKKEENEQDVVVTSRDVDIEVSAKASETKDGDKNEKTHKEDKDKEAGKEGKKKKKEKKGKEDEKEEKNKKEKKGKEGKEEKKKQKDEVEGKPVSDVKSRDVEINEDVEQSKDESSKSKKDGKEKKEKENGDKKRKLDGKGKAKDAGKLNSKLEKINEKIEALLEQKAGILTQMKEAEPANPDLVEKS